From the genome of Uranotaenia lowii strain MFRU-FL chromosome 1, ASM2978415v1, whole genome shotgun sequence, one region includes:
- the LOC129738299 gene encoding uncharacterized protein LOC129738299 isoform X1, which yields MGWSRPKDVPYPSVWHRFQAKDVDSDAMVTYVVQDLPEERFEDAINHMIGIFIHDEPMCRAKKLAEQQPSVEEIRDVWRELVKQRMALVCFREGADDIVGMNVTYVSCVDDAKDYKSKGDRWQDVVDAVLYITEQSKVFERFDVTEYLTAMGLSVSPRYRGRGIATEILRARVPLAQAVGVKLTSTVFTAIGSQIPAAKVGFVETFVMDYDKLAELDPRFTFPGIQSKSCKSMSLRIE from the exons ATGGGTTGGTCTCGTCCCAAGGATGTTCCGTATCCATCGGTGTGGCACCGCTTCCAGGCCAAGGATGTGGACAGTGACGCCATGGTGACTTACGTGGTCCAGGATCTGCCGGAGGAACGCTTTGAGGATGCAATAAACCATATGATTGGGATTTTCATCCACGACGAGCCGATGTGCAGGGCCAAAA AACTAGCGGAGCAGCAGCCTAGCGTGGAGGAAATTCGGGATGTTTGGCGAGAGCTCGTCAAGCAGCGGATGGCCCTTGTTTGCTTCCGAGAAGGTGCCGATGATATCGTCGGGATGAACGTTACCTATGTTTCGTGTGTGGATGATGCCAAAGATTATAAG AGCAAAGGTGATCGCTGGCAGGACGTCGTGGATGCAGTGCTATACATCACCGAACAAAGTAAGGTTTTCGAACGGTTCGACGTCACTGAATACCTGACTGCGATGGGCCTCTCGGTGTCACCACGCTATCGCGGTCGGGGGATTGCAACGGAGATCCTTCGAGCTCGTGTTCCCCTTGCGCAAGCAGTGGGAGTAAAATTGACCTCGACCGTGTTCACCGCCATAGGATCCCAAATTCCGGCCGCCAAGGTTGGCTTCGTGGAGACCTTCGTGATGGACTATGATAAACTAGCAGAGCTCGATCCAAGGTTTACGTTCCCCGGAATTCAAAGCAAGAGCTGCAAGAGTATGAGTTTGCGAATCGaataa
- the LOC129738299 gene encoding uncharacterized protein LOC129738299 isoform X2, which produces MQSKCFHEDEMVNMEQRRELAEQQPSVEEIRDVWRELVKQRMALVCFREGADDIVGMNVTYVSCVDDAKDYKSKGDRWQDVVDAVLYITEQSKVFERFDVTEYLTAMGLSVSPRYRGRGIATEILRARVPLAQAVGVKLTSTVFTAIGSQIPAAKVGFVETFVMDYDKLAELDPRFTFPGIQSKSCKSMSLRIE; this is translated from the exons ATGCAGAGCAAATGTTTCCATGAAGATGAAATGGTGAATATGGAACAACGCAGAG AACTAGCGGAGCAGCAGCCTAGCGTGGAGGAAATTCGGGATGTTTGGCGAGAGCTCGTCAAGCAGCGGATGGCCCTTGTTTGCTTCCGAGAAGGTGCCGATGATATCGTCGGGATGAACGTTACCTATGTTTCGTGTGTGGATGATGCCAAAGATTATAAG AGCAAAGGTGATCGCTGGCAGGACGTCGTGGATGCAGTGCTATACATCACCGAACAAAGTAAGGTTTTCGAACGGTTCGACGTCACTGAATACCTGACTGCGATGGGCCTCTCGGTGTCACCACGCTATCGCGGTCGGGGGATTGCAACGGAGATCCTTCGAGCTCGTGTTCCCCTTGCGCAAGCAGTGGGAGTAAAATTGACCTCGACCGTGTTCACCGCCATAGGATCCCAAATTCCGGCCGCCAAGGTTGGCTTCGTGGAGACCTTCGTGATGGACTATGATAAACTAGCAGAGCTCGATCCAAGGTTTACGTTCCCCGGAATTCAAAGCAAGAGCTGCAAGAGTATGAGTTTGCGAATCGaataa
- the LOC129738310 gene encoding N-acylneuraminate cytidylyltransferase: MWLLSFRIGVVGLFLLQLVFAGQCEPKSKCSRKLSNSVSRSSLTALVLARGGSKGIPLKNLAQIGDGRSLLSRTLKVLVEFERFNTVWVSTDDPRIISDVKNHFPNGSLVRVHYRSPETSQDDTTSIDSVLEFLSKHPEVENLALVQCTSPFLRTIYLEDAFKKFHRGKKDCVFSAVRSYKLRWKESVDDMIIPVNFNPDKRPRRQDWTGELVETGMFYFARKSLLMQGRFQNDNCGIVEIDYRDALEIDSGYDLELAKMIVQNGGQ, from the exons ATGTGGTTGTTGTCGTTTCGAATAGGAGTTGTTGGTCTTTTCCTGTTGCAATTGGTCTTTGCAGGTCAATGCGAACCGAAATCGAA ATGTTCTAGGAAGCTATCCAATTCCGTTAGTCGTAGCAGCCTTACGGCATTAGTTCTTGCTCGGGGTGGCTCGAAAGGCATCCCGCTGAAGAATTTGGCACAGATCGGAGATGGGCGATCGTTGCTTAGTCGAACGCTCAAAGTTTTGGTAGAATTCGAACGTTTCAATACCGTTTGGGTGTCAACCGACGATCCACGAATTATATCCGATGTAAAGAATCATTTCCCGAACGGTAGTCTTGTGCGGGTGCATTATCGCTCACCGGAAACTTCGCAAGACGATACTACCTCGATAGATTCGGTTTTGGAGTTCCTGTCTAAGCACCCGGAGGTTGAGAATCTAGCCCTGGTACAGTGTACTTCACCGTTCTTGAGAACGATTTATCTGGAAGATGCGTTCAAGAAGTTTCATCGGGGTAAAAAGGATTGCGTTTTCAGTGCGGTTAGAAGCTACAAGCTTAGGTGGAAAGAATCGGTCGACGATATGATCATACCAGTGAATTTCAACCCAGATAAACGACCTCGTCGACAGGACTGGACCGGTGAACTGGTAGAAACGGGCATGTTCTATTTTGCGCGCAAGAGCTTGTTGATGCAAGGACGATTTCAGAACGATAACTGTGGTATTGTGGAGATCGACTACCGAGATGCGCTGGAGATCGATTCCGGCTATGACTTGGAGCTAGCGAAAATGATTGTACAAAACGGTGGCCAATAA